One part of the Brevundimonas sp. NIBR11 genome encodes these proteins:
- the exbB gene encoding tonB-system energizer ExbB: MIKTNTLLALAGAAVLMAGSPALAQAPAAPDATAATTAAPTAATPAAPAADTAAPAAETDPESVGDAVGGSGHGDITPISMFMEAGIVVKIVMIGLLLASIFSWTLLLIKLLEFGGLNRKTDQFLEAFRGARTIADMRRVASSDEFDGNPLADMAAAATEEIELSRQAGLNVHGDHADSALLRAQQAVSAVQAGLAARLSGGQTFLASVGSTGPFVGLFGTVYGIMNSFIGIAQSNTTNLAVVAPGIAEALLATGIGLFAAIPAVIFYNYFNTRISAYGTRSDGFSAELINAISRQLDKGA, encoded by the coding sequence ATGATCAAGACCAACACCCTTCTCGCCCTGGCCGGCGCCGCCGTCCTGATGGCGGGCTCGCCGGCTCTGGCGCAAGCCCCGGCAGCCCCTGACGCGACCGCGGCCACCACCGCCGCTCCGACCGCCGCCACCCCGGCCGCTCCGGCCGCCGACACCGCCGCCCCGGCCGCTGAAACCGATCCGGAATCGGTCGGCGACGCCGTCGGCGGTTCGGGCCACGGCGACATCACGCCGATCTCCATGTTCATGGAAGCCGGCATCGTCGTTAAGATCGTCATGATCGGCCTGCTGCTGGCCTCGATCTTCTCCTGGACCCTGCTGCTCATCAAACTGCTCGAGTTCGGCGGTCTGAACCGCAAGACCGACCAGTTCCTGGAAGCCTTCCGCGGCGCCCGCACCATCGCCGACATGCGCCGCGTCGCTTCGTCGGACGAGTTCGACGGCAACCCGCTGGCCGACATGGCCGCCGCGGCCACCGAAGAAATCGAACTGTCGCGCCAGGCCGGCCTGAACGTTCACGGCGACCACGCCGACTCGGCCCTGCTGCGCGCTCAGCAAGCCGTCTCGGCCGTGCAAGCCGGCCTCGCCGCCCGTCTGTCGGGTGGCCAGACCTTCCTCGCCTCGGTCGGTTCGACCGGTCCGTTCGTCGGTCTGTTCGGCACCGTCTACGGCATCATGAACTCCTTCATCGGTATCGCCCAGTCGAACACGACCAACCTGGCCGTCGTCGCCCCGGGTATCGCTGAAGCCCTGCTCGCCACCGGTATCGGCCTGTTCGCCGCTATTCCGGCCGTTATCTTCTACAACTACTTCAACACCCGCATCTCGGCGTACGGCACCCGTTCGGACGGCTTCTCGGCTGAGCTGATCAACGCCATCTCGCGTCAACTCGACAAGGGAGCGTAA
- the yacG gene encoding DNA gyrase inhibitor YacG, whose translation MATQEAMCPVCKRNPKVEAYKPFCSKRCADVDLQRWLVGSYVLPETDEAVPDNDPENDD comes from the coding sequence ATGGCGACGCAAGAGGCGATGTGCCCCGTCTGCAAGCGCAATCCGAAGGTGGAGGCCTACAAGCCCTTTTGCTCCAAGCGCTGCGCCGATGTCGACCTGCAGCGGTGGCTGGTGGGGTCCTATGTCCTGCCGGAGACGGACGAGGCGGTCCCGGACAACGATCCTGAAAACGACGACTGA
- a CDS encoding RNA-binding protein yields MSEVEVFLDDTPGEVRGVVSRDGRFERLIIQREDDPPEHRLGARLTGRVMEPDVAFRAAFVDLGGAGKPGFLPLGKREAIRTGDIIEVEVTAEPREAKGPVLKRLGAGQGRPRLLAPGPDVAARLRALAPGVEPITGVPAIQSSRDAEEEALAASDFFAEWALDVAVQRTRALIAVDIDYMHIAGRDARKGRATANRQGLVQAARLIRLKGWGGLVAVDLVGTALDPSQIADMAKTAFAGDDASFGPLSRFGLLQLALPWRTRPVEETLNEPGGRRSATTRAIDVARHLKHALLSDTTIPRLVARCAPDESAGAAPLVARLGPRAGLKADPTLQAGRFVIEEG; encoded by the coding sequence ATGAGCGAAGTCGAGGTCTTCCTGGACGACACGCCCGGCGAGGTCCGGGGCGTCGTGTCGCGGGACGGCCGGTTCGAACGCCTGATCATCCAGCGCGAGGACGATCCGCCCGAACATCGGCTGGGCGCGCGGCTGACAGGCCGGGTGATGGAGCCGGATGTGGCCTTCAGGGCGGCCTTCGTCGACCTCGGCGGGGCCGGCAAGCCCGGCTTCCTGCCTCTGGGCAAACGCGAGGCGATCCGGACCGGCGACATCATCGAGGTCGAGGTGACGGCCGAGCCGCGTGAAGCCAAGGGGCCGGTCCTGAAGCGGCTGGGGGCAGGGCAGGGCAGGCCCCGCCTGCTCGCGCCGGGACCGGATGTCGCCGCGCGGCTGCGGGCTCTCGCGCCGGGGGTGGAGCCGATCACGGGCGTCCCCGCCATCCAGTCGAGCCGGGATGCGGAAGAGGAGGCGCTGGCCGCCAGCGATTTCTTCGCGGAGTGGGCGCTGGACGTGGCGGTGCAGCGGACCCGGGCCCTGATCGCCGTCGACATAGACTATATGCATATTGCCGGCCGCGACGCGCGCAAGGGCCGGGCGACGGCGAATCGGCAGGGGCTGGTTCAGGCCGCGCGTCTCATCCGACTGAAAGGGTGGGGCGGTCTGGTGGCCGTGGACCTGGTCGGGACGGCGCTGGATCCGAGCCAGATCGCGGACATGGCCAAAACGGCATTCGCCGGCGACGACGCCAGTTTCGGGCCGCTGAGTCGGTTCGGTCTGCTGCAACTGGCCCTGCCGTGGAGGACCCGGCCGGTCGAAGAGACGCTGAACGAACCGGGCGGGAGGCGGTCGGCGACCACGCGGGCCATCGATGTCGCCCGCCATCTGAAGCACGCCCTGCTCAGCGACACGACGATTCCGCGCCTCGTCGCCCGCTGCGCGCCGGACGAAAGCGCCGGAGCCGCGCCGCTGGTCGCGCGCCTGGGACCGCGTGCCGGGCTGAAGGCGGACCCGACGCTGCAGGCCGGGCGTTTCGTGATCGAGGAGGGTTGA
- a CDS encoding TonB family protein → MTDAPVEYHRSRYDAPRKKGFMGVAPHIWLIALGVVTVLFAIMIFYLQKTRFELRMQEYSDDAVDVEIVEPIPPPPPPPPPPPPPPDTPPPPKLQVRPPVINTQAPPPPITLPIEPTKKEDRVEYTGPPVIVPGPPPPPAPPAPVRPPVITNPSWASQPRPTYPDRALERGLSGSADLSCTVNPNGSVSGCSVVSETPSGAGFGRAALAAARSARLSPRSVDGVATGGTVRFTVRFNLPD, encoded by the coding sequence ATGACTGACGCTCCCGTTGAGTATCACCGCAGTCGCTATGACGCCCCTCGCAAGAAGGGCTTCATGGGGGTCGCGCCGCACATCTGGCTGATCGCCCTGGGCGTCGTGACCGTGCTGTTCGCGATCATGATCTTCTACCTCCAGAAGACCCGGTTCGAATTGCGCATGCAGGAGTATTCGGACGACGCCGTGGACGTCGAGATCGTCGAACCGATCCCGCCGCCTCCGCCGCCGCCTCCGCCGCCTCCGCCTCCGCCGGACACCCCGCCGCCGCCGAAGCTGCAGGTCCGTCCGCCGGTCATCAACACCCAGGCGCCTCCGCCGCCGATCACCCTGCCGATCGAGCCGACGAAGAAGGAAGACCGGGTCGAATACACGGGTCCGCCCGTCATCGTCCCCGGACCTCCGCCGCCGCCGGCCCCGCCGGCTCCGGTTCGCCCGCCTGTGATCACGAACCCGAGCTGGGCCTCTCAGCCCCGCCCGACCTACCCGGATCGCGCTCTCGAGCGTGGCCTCTCGGGCAGCGCCGATCTGAGCTGCACCGTCAATCCGAACGGCAGCGTCTCCGGATGCTCGGTCGTCTCGGAAACGCCGTCGGGCGCCGGCTTCGGTCGCGCCGCCCTGGCTGCAGCCCGCAGCGCCCGCCTGTCGCCCCGTTCGGTCGATGGCGTGGCCACCGGGGGCACGGTTCGCTTCACCGTCAGGTTCAACCTGCCGGACTGA
- the infA gene encoding translation initiation factor IF-1, translating into MAKEELLEFPGTVSELLPNATFRVTLENDHEIIAHTAGKMRKNRIRVLAGDKVLVEMTPYDLTKGRITYRFK; encoded by the coding sequence ATGGCTAAGGAAGAACTGCTCGAGTTTCCCGGTACGGTCAGCGAACTGCTGCCGAACGCCACGTTCCGCGTGACGCTCGAGAACGATCACGAGATCATCGCCCACACCGCCGGCAAGATGCGCAAGAACCGCATCCGCGTGCTGGCCGGGGACAAGGTCCTGGTCGAGATGACCCCCTATGACCTGACCAAGGGTCGCATCACCTATCGCTTCAAGTAA
- a CDS encoding biopolymer transporter ExbD yields the protein MAAKLSGGGGGKYNVEQNSEINVTPFVDIMLVLLIIFMVAAPLATVSVEVKLPTAVAPPQENPPKPVFISIQNDGDVFIGDGRSSPEQLGDDLRRLIRTRNPEEERIFIRGDQQTRYGDFMQVMNALQDNGFYSVALVGEDNSPQSTGG from the coding sequence ATGGCCGCCAAACTTTCAGGCGGCGGCGGCGGGAAGTACAACGTCGAGCAGAACAGCGAAATCAACGTCACGCCCTTCGTTGATATCATGCTGGTCCTCCTCATCATCTTCATGGTGGCGGCCCCGCTCGCCACCGTGTCGGTGGAGGTGAAGCTCCCCACCGCAGTCGCACCGCCCCAGGAGAATCCGCCGAAGCCGGTGTTCATCTCCATCCAGAACGACGGCGACGTGTTCATCGGTGACGGACGCAGCAGCCCCGAACAGCTTGGGGACGACCTGCGGCGCCTGATCCGGACGCGGAACCCGGAAGAAGAGCGTATCTTCATCCGCGGCGACCAGCAGACCCGCTACGGCGACTTCATGCAGGTCATGAACGCCCTGCAGGACAACGGCTTCTACTCCGTGGCCCTGGTCGGCGAAGACAATTCGCCCCAGTCGACAGGAGGCTGA
- a CDS encoding DUF11 domain-containing protein, translating to MKRLIAFGCSAGLVLLAGGAAAQTADIGLAMTDGVTSVTAGGATTYTIVMTNDGPDAASGVAFVDTLPARLTFTSLVTPGGWTCTTPAVGASGQVQCSSGTVAVGTNSNFALTVGVDAAAPGGSTVSNTVAFTASDAFDPNASNNSATDIDTVIAVPPPAPVPTMTEWAMILLTGVLAISGLSMASRRRVQPAR from the coding sequence ATGAAACGATTGATTGCGTTTGGATGCAGCGCGGGCCTGGTGTTGTTGGCCGGAGGCGCGGCTGCGCAGACCGCAGATATCGGGCTTGCCATGACCGATGGCGTGACGTCGGTCACGGCCGGCGGCGCGACCACCTATACGATTGTGATGACGAACGACGGTCCGGACGCCGCGAGCGGCGTGGCCTTCGTCGACACCCTGCCCGCCAGGCTGACGTTCACATCCCTCGTCACACCTGGCGGCTGGACCTGCACAACGCCTGCCGTCGGCGCCTCGGGCCAGGTACAATGCTCGTCCGGCACGGTCGCCGTCGGGACGAACTCGAACTTCGCGCTGACCGTCGGTGTCGATGCCGCCGCTCCGGGCGGCTCCACCGTGTCGAACACGGTCGCGTTTACCGCCAGCGACGCTTTCGATCCGAATGCGAGCAATAATTCGGCGACGGACATCGACACGGTGATCGCCGTTCCACCCCCGGCGCCGGTCCCGACGATGACCGAGTGGGCGATGATCCTTTTGACCGGCGTGCTCGCGATCAGCGGCCTGTCGATGGCCAGCCGGCGGCGCGTTCAGCCGGCGCGCTGA
- the murA gene encoding UDP-N-acetylglucosamine 1-carboxyvinyltransferase, which translates to MDSITVHGNGPLHGSIPVSGAKNSAIKLMAASILTDQTLLLTNMPRLADTKFLGRLLQQFGIAVDERDGHDGQETLFDAREIRSTFAPYDLVRQMRASFNVLGPLLARTGHAKVSLPGGCTIGARPVDLHIDALTRLGALIELEEGYVSATAPKGLIGAEIEFPFVSVGATEHTLMAATLAKGTTVLKRAAREPEIGDLARCLVMMGAKIKGIDTDTLVIEGVGSLSGGEWSVIPDRIEMGSYACAAAMAGGEVRLTKARAELITSLTDRMIEAGVEIIPTEDGVIVKRDPSQRLKAVNVATEVYPGFPTDLQAQFMTLMTTAEGVSVIHENIFENRFMHAPELARLGAEISVHAGEAHVTGVERLKGAPVMATDLRASVSLVIAGLVAEGETNIGRVYHLDRGFERLEEKLGACGADIRRVKGPPVEGPGDDH; encoded by the coding sequence ATGGACAGCATCACGGTTCACGGCAACGGCCCGCTTCACGGCTCGATTCCGGTCAGCGGGGCCAAGAACTCGGCCATCAAGCTGATGGCGGCCTCGATCCTGACCGATCAAACGCTGCTGCTGACCAATATGCCGCGTCTGGCGGACACCAAATTCCTCGGCCGGCTGCTGCAACAGTTCGGCATCGCCGTGGACGAGCGTGACGGTCACGACGGGCAGGAGACGCTGTTCGACGCCAGGGAGATCCGGTCGACCTTCGCCCCCTACGATCTGGTTCGCCAGATGCGGGCGAGCTTCAACGTGCTGGGACCGCTGCTAGCGCGCACCGGTCACGCCAAGGTCTCGCTGCCGGGCGGCTGCACCATCGGGGCGCGGCCGGTCGACCTGCACATCGACGCCCTGACGCGTCTGGGCGCGCTGATCGAGCTGGAGGAGGGCTATGTCTCAGCCACGGCTCCGAAAGGGCTGATCGGGGCCGAGATCGAGTTCCCGTTCGTCTCCGTCGGGGCGACCGAACACACCCTGATGGCGGCCACCCTGGCCAAGGGTACGACGGTGCTGAAGCGCGCCGCCCGCGAGCCGGAGATCGGCGACCTCGCCCGGTGCCTGGTCATGATGGGCGCGAAGATCAAGGGGATCGACACCGACACCCTGGTGATCGAAGGCGTCGGCTCTCTGAGCGGCGGCGAGTGGTCGGTGATTCCCGACCGGATCGAGATGGGGTCCTACGCCTGCGCCGCCGCCATGGCGGGGGGCGAGGTGCGGCTGACCAAGGCGCGGGCCGAGCTGATCACCTCGCTGACCGACAGGATGATCGAGGCCGGCGTGGAGATCATCCCGACCGAGGACGGGGTGATCGTGAAGCGCGACCCCTCGCAGCGTCTGAAGGCGGTGAATGTGGCGACCGAGGTCTATCCGGGCTTCCCCACCGACCTGCAGGCCCAGTTCATGACCCTGATGACGACCGCGGAGGGCGTCAGCGTCATCCACGAGAACATCTTCGAGAACCGCTTCATGCATGCGCCGGAGCTGGCGCGGCTGGGGGCCGAGATATCGGTCCACGCCGGCGAGGCTCACGTGACCGGCGTCGAAAGGCTGAAGGGCGCGCCGGTGATGGCGACCGACCTTCGGGCCTCGGTCAGCCTGGTGATCGCGGGTCTGGTCGCCGAGGGCGAGACCAATATCGGCCGGGTCTATCATCTGGATCGCGGTTTCGAGCGTTTGGAGGAGAAGCTCGGCGCATGCGGAGCCGATATCCGGCGGGTCAAGGGCCCGCCCGTCGAAGGACCGGGTGATGACCACTGA
- a CDS encoding patatin-like phospholipase family protein, which yields MSHSRHDNLEAALARVFQDQNTKASWFALTGGELLFSAGDEPDSLYLVRSGRLGVFRQDEDQPPQFLGVIKPGEPVGEMALIAGTPHSASVVALRDSEILALPREVFFEAVRTQPDVMIELSRLMLHRARERAPGVTEPSVFGFISVRGRPIRPFVDRVAAAVEAQGKTCQVIDHSALSSVSEWFSRMEDTHDFVLYVAELDEPSWANLCARQVDRLFLVGDALTVPPSNIPIRTAHGLQQFTDLILLRDRRMRRPANTSVWLNQVNPGRWFHAIEGDAADASRMARIVTGTAIGLVLSGGGARAYAHIGAVRALHEAGVRFDFLGGSSMGAVIAAGPALGWTDEELDARIRTAFVRSDPLSDLAFPIIAMTRAGKVAGLLQDAYGEIDIADMPLPFFACSSNLTSGRIEVHRRGLLRRAMRASISIPGVMPPVVIDGQVLVDGAVLKNFPTEVMRQMNSGPIVGVDMSQTRGVDPATLANPPSWWRWIATGAWKKGPPIVSVLMRSATITTDADLEASRAEADLLILPEPEGSDIRDWKVYEPVVEAGHAAAVTALSELDGPIETLRQRPDVTASPLDQGAAGIDAA from the coding sequence ATGAGCCACTCCCGCCACGACAATCTCGAAGCGGCTCTGGCGCGGGTTTTCCAGGATCAGAACACCAAGGCCAGCTGGTTCGCCCTGACCGGCGGCGAGCTCCTGTTCTCGGCCGGGGACGAGCCGGACAGCCTCTATCTGGTTCGCTCGGGCCGGCTCGGCGTCTTCCGTCAGGACGAGGACCAGCCGCCCCAGTTCCTCGGCGTCATCAAGCCGGGAGAACCCGTCGGCGAGATGGCCCTGATCGCCGGCACGCCCCATTCCGCCAGCGTCGTGGCGCTCCGCGATTCCGAGATCCTCGCCCTTCCGCGCGAGGTCTTCTTCGAGGCCGTCCGCACCCAGCCCGACGTCATGATCGAGCTGTCGCGCCTGATGCTGCACCGCGCCCGCGAACGCGCCCCGGGCGTGACCGAACCCAGCGTCTTTGGCTTTATCTCCGTGCGCGGCCGTCCCATCCGCCCCTTCGTCGACCGCGTCGCCGCCGCCGTGGAAGCCCAGGGCAAGACTTGCCAGGTCATCGACCATTCGGCCCTGTCTTCGGTCTCGGAGTGGTTCTCCCGCATGGAGGACACCCATGATTTCGTCCTCTACGTCGCCGAACTGGACGAACCCTCCTGGGCCAACCTCTGCGCCCGTCAGGTCGACCGGCTGTTCCTGGTCGGCGATGCCCTGACGGTCCCGCCGTCCAACATCCCCATCCGCACAGCCCACGGCCTGCAGCAGTTCACCGATTTGATCCTGCTGCGCGACCGGCGCATGCGCCGCCCGGCCAACACATCGGTCTGGCTGAACCAGGTCAATCCCGGCCGCTGGTTCCACGCCATCGAGGGCGACGCCGCCGACGCCTCCCGCATGGCCCGCATCGTCACCGGCACGGCTATCGGTCTGGTCTTGTCGGGCGGCGGGGCCAGGGCCTATGCCCACATCGGCGCCGTGCGCGCCCTGCACGAGGCGGGCGTCAGGTTCGACTTTCTGGGCGGATCCTCCATGGGGGCCGTGATCGCCGCCGGCCCGGCGCTGGGCTGGACCGACGAGGAGCTCGACGCCCGCATTCGCACCGCCTTCGTGCGCTCGGATCCCCTGTCGGATCTCGCCTTCCCGATCATCGCCATGACCCGCGCCGGCAAGGTCGCGGGACTGCTGCAGGACGCCTATGGCGAGATCGACATCGCCGACATGCCCCTGCCCTTCTTCGCCTGTTCGTCAAATCTGACGAGCGGTCGGATCGAGGTGCATCGCCGGGGCCTTCTGCGCCGGGCCATGCGCGCCTCCATCTCCATCCCCGGAGTCATGCCGCCCGTAGTGATTGACGGCCAGGTCCTGGTCGACGGGGCGGTGCTGAAGAATTTCCCGACCGAGGTCATGCGCCAGATGAACTCCGGCCCCATCGTCGGCGTGGACATGTCCCAGACGCGGGGCGTCGATCCGGCGACCCTCGCCAATCCGCCGTCCTGGTGGCGCTGGATCGCCACAGGAGCCTGGAAGAAGGGCCCGCCGATCGTCTCGGTCCTGATGCGTTCGGCGACCATCACCACGGACGCCGACCTGGAGGCCTCGCGGGCCGAGGCGGATCTGCTGATCCTGCCCGAACCCGAGGGCTCCGATATCCGCGACTGGAAGGTCTACGAGCCCGTGGTCGAGGCCGGGCATGCCGCGGCTGTCACGGCCCTCTCCGAACTGGACGGCCCCATCGAGACCCTTCGCCAACGGCCCGACGTCACCGCCTCGCCGCTGGACCAGGGCGCCGCCGGAATCGACGCGGCCTGA
- a CDS encoding UPF0262 family protein: MSDHRLASVDLDEATLPSATAEIEHERRVAIFDLIEKNSFQPEGSEGGPYGLKLSLQDNRLVFDITGVDYTRTYALSLTPLKSVLKDYLLICDSYYEALRGSSASQIEAVDMGRRGLHNEGAEQLKARLEGKVAIDHETARRLFTLVCALYRRG; this comes from the coding sequence TTGAGCGATCACCGGCTGGCGTCCGTCGATCTGGACGAGGCGACCCTGCCATCGGCCACGGCCGAGATCGAGCACGAGCGCCGGGTCGCGATCTTCGACCTGATCGAGAAGAACTCCTTCCAACCGGAGGGTTCGGAGGGCGGGCCGTATGGGCTGAAGCTGTCGCTGCAGGACAACCGGCTGGTCTTCGACATCACCGGCGTGGACTACACGCGGACCTATGCGCTGAGCCTGACGCCGCTGAAGAGCGTGCTGAAGGACTATCTGCTGATCTGCGACAGCTACTACGAGGCGCTGCGCGGGTCGTCGGCGAGCCAGATCGAGGCCGTGGATATGGGGCGGCGGGGCCTGCACAACGAAGGCGCCGAACAGCTGAAGGCGCGGCTGGAGGGCAAGGTCGCCATCGACCACGAGACGGCGCGGCGGCTCTTTACGCTGGTCTGCGCGCTGTATCGACGAGGCTGA
- a CDS encoding DUF2948 family protein, giving the protein MTTEVLEQEEQEAIRAVGGANEPLRLLAEDGEDLAIISAALQDAILRPADIVWEKAARRLTIQLSRFCWECGGTRVRAAMQFGDVIAVKSRGLPRLPDTPLELLAIHFFEGEAPGGKAILMFAGGGDLRVDVECLDAVVTDLSERWPARVAPTHLDTSPKGAKA; this is encoded by the coding sequence ATGACCACTGAGGTTTTGGAGCAGGAAGAGCAGGAGGCGATCCGCGCGGTCGGCGGCGCGAACGAGCCCCTGCGCCTGCTGGCCGAGGACGGCGAGGATCTGGCGATCATCTCGGCGGCGCTGCAGGACGCGATCCTGAGGCCGGCGGACATCGTCTGGGAGAAGGCGGCGCGCCGCCTGACCATCCAGCTGAGCCGGTTCTGCTGGGAATGCGGCGGCACCCGCGTGCGAGCGGCGATGCAGTTCGGCGACGTGATCGCGGTCAAGAGCCGGGGCTTGCCGCGGCTGCCGGACACGCCGCTGGAGCTTCTGGCCATCCATTTCTTCGAGGGCGAGGCGCCGGGCGGCAAGGCCATCCTGATGTTCGCCGGCGGCGGGGACCTGAGGGTCGACGTCGAATGCCTTGACGCGGTGGTCACCGATCTGTCGGAGCGCTGGCCCGCCCGGGTCGCGCCGACCCATCTGGACACTTCTCCTAAGGGGGCGAAAGCTTGA
- a CDS encoding Maf family protein — MTAKPELVLASASPRRIELLALIGITPDRIDPADIDETPLKDETPPRLAVRLARAKARTIADRSPGAVVLAADTVVAVGRRLLEKPADAAEAETFLRLLSGRNHRVFTGVAVASGESVRHRAVETRVAFKRLSDAEIADYVTGGDWKGKAGGYGIQGPAAAFVLKIVGSHPAVMGLPLPETVNLLAGAGWRK, encoded by the coding sequence GTGACCGCCAAGCCTGAATTGGTGCTGGCCTCGGCCAGCCCGCGCCGCATCGAACTGCTGGCGCTGATCGGGATCACCCCCGATCGCATCGATCCCGCCGACATCGACGAGACCCCGCTGAAAGACGAGACGCCGCCGCGCCTCGCCGTTCGGCTGGCCCGCGCCAAGGCCCGGACGATCGCAGACCGGTCGCCGGGCGCGGTCGTCCTGGCCGCCGACACGGTGGTGGCCGTGGGGCGTCGATTGCTGGAGAAGCCGGCCGATGCGGCGGAGGCCGAGACATTCCTGCGCCTGCTGTCCGGAAGGAATCACCGCGTCTTCACCGGGGTGGCCGTGGCCTCGGGCGAAAGCGTGCGGCATCGCGCCGTGGAAACGCGGGTCGCCTTCAAGCGCCTGTCGGACGCCGAGATCGCCGACTACGTCACAGGGGGCGACTGGAAGGGCAAGGCCGGCGGGTATGGGATCCAGGGTCCGGCGGCGGCCTTCGTCTTGAAAATCGTGGGCAGCCACCCGGCCGTGATGGGCCTCCCCTTGCCAGAGACAGTCAACCTGCTGGCGGGCGCCGGCTGGCGAAAATGA